Proteins from a single region of Artemia franciscana chromosome 2, ASM3288406v1, whole genome shotgun sequence:
- the LOC136041231 gene encoding nucleolar complex protein 2-like isoform X1, with product MSVSKQKTVLIMKTFKKIGKQSEAAKKLPSKIAKKPLRKPNQTIKEKEEDILKLQEELERKLAAKSFEDFVNEDLDTGDESSIGSLMNDSDEAEFTGGESEEIDEEQTSTKRSKEFERKKSKVNHDCNAGKQPSTTENKKTNKTASNSKTKPKHVEEFDDLDFDSSGTDEEEPLHTLPDTLELASDDSDFEDLEDSIPARPINTLSLAQIDQWHEDLQNDKTTKTVRQVMIALNSALASLHSEESKKEIRIEGSNAFNAIVRLCLVRMLPSFKSLLKISPQEKRIEPMKSKNWAKVKTSIRQYLLSVVKLLNGVYSEHLLSVVLKHIHQAMPFFACIEKTVKFLCKKLFSLWSSGEESVRVLAFMCLLKLCTLNSQEYLESVMKGMYLSYVKNTKFTAPKTLPGINFMRRSLVEIFALDDRLAYRHGFLYIRQLAIHLRNAMTTKKKDSLQVVYNWQFVHSLNLWASIIGILHDSVNMRQLIYPLVQVIIGTINLMATAKYYPLRFHCAKILTQLSSQTKTFIPVLPFYADILQNHNFNRKLENNTSGKAVDLSCILKVSTSQLKEESYRDSVVEQIQCGICEYASMCSNSITFPETIFPLVMQIKTFMKKFSNGTYNKKMKVLIEKLMENSKFIEDKRKTVTFGIADTESIQAWETQLRLNGTPFMKFYTAWRKEHDREEIRKANKPEEVNFDQIPTLKKRVRKDIEDENKEFEGLFPSGDEESDDDEERFMLKEERGKGVKRPIEKEDKPVKEPKKVKGGDRNEKQPKKAPLLEDLDAADEVEDLHLSDLESEEEVTGFDTSYHRTSDNGDSDE from the exons ATGTCTGT TAGTAAGCAAAAAACTGTCTTAATAATGAAAACATTTAAGAAGATTGGAAAGCAGTCAGAAGCTGCCAAAAAGCTTCCATCCAAAATTGCCAAGAAGCCACTCAGGAAACCTAACCAAACAataaaggaaaaagaagaagatattttaaaactaCAAGAAGAACTTGAAAGAAAGTTGGCTGCAAAGTCATTTGAAGATTTTGTTAATGAGGACCTTGATACTGGAGATGAATCCAGTATAGGTAGTCTTATGAATGACTCTGATGAAGCTGAGTTCACTGGAG GTGAAAGCGAAGAAATTGACGAAGAACAGACTTCAACAAAGAGATCTAAAgagtttgaaagaaaaaaaagtaaagtgaaCCATGATTGTAATGCTGGAAAGCAACCATCTACaaccgaaaataaaaaaacaaacaagactgCAAGTAATTCTAAGACAAAACCAAAGCATGTAGAAGAATTTGATGACTTGGATTTTGATTCCAGTGGAACAGATGAAGAGGAACCTCTCCATACTCTTCCTGACACACTAGAA TTGGCCTCAGATGATAGTGACTTTGAAGACTTAGAAGACAGTATCCCAGCTCGACCAATTAACACACTCTCTTTAGCTCAGATTGATCAATGGCATGAAGACTTGCAAAATGATAAAACTACCAAAACAGTGAGGCAAGTGATGATTGCTCTCAATTCGGCTTTAGCATCTCTACATAGTGAAGAATCGAAAAAAGAAATTCGAATCGAAGGTTCAAATGCATTCAATGCTATAGTTAGACTCTGTCTTGTTAGAATGTTGCCTTCATTTAAGAGCCTCCTAAAAATAAGCCCgcaagaaaaaagaatagaaccaatgaaaagtaaaaattggGCCAAGGTGAAAACTTCCATTAGACAGTATCTACTTTCTGTTGTTAAGCTACTCAATGGCGTTTATAGCGAACATCTTTTGTCAGTGGTCTTAAAGCATATACACCAAGCAATGCCATTTTTTGCATGCATCGAGAAAACAGTGAAATTTCTATGcaagaaattgttttctttatggAGCAGTGGTGAAGAGTCTGTAAGAGTGTTGGCTTTTATGTGTCTTCTTAAGCTCTGTACGCTGAATTCACAAGAATACCTTGAGTCAGTAATGAAGGGCATGTACCTATCTTACGTTAAAAACACCAAGTTTACTGCTCCCAAAACACTACCTGGAATCAATTTTATGAGACGATCCTTGGTTGAAATTTTTGCATTGGACGATAGACTTGCCTACAG gcACGGCTTCTTATATATTCGACAGCTTGCAATACATCTGAGAAATGCAATGACGACTAAGAAGAAGGATTCCCTGCAAGTTGTTTACAATTGGCAGTTTGTCCACAGTTTAAATTTATGGGCATCTATAATTGGTATCCTACACGACTCAGTTAATATGAGACAATTGATATATCCACTGGTACAGGTTATAATTGGTACTATTAATTTAATGGCTACAGCTAAATACTATCCCCTCCGATTTCACTGTGCAAAGATTTTGACTCAGCTGAGTTCACAGACGAAAACATTTATTCCAGTCCTGCCGTTTTATGCAGACATACTCCAAAATCACAATTTTAATAGGAAGTTGGAAAATAACACATCTGGAAAGGCAGTTGATCTTAGTtgtattttgaaagtttcaacttcgcaaCTGAAGGAGGAGAGCTATAGAGATAGTGTTGTTGAACAGATTCAGTGTGGAATCTGTGAGTATGCTTCCATGTGCTCTAACAGTATAACTTTCCCAGAAACGATATTTCCATTAGTTATGCAAATTAAAACCTTTATGAAGAAGTTTAGTAATGGAACGTATAACAAGAAGATGAAGGTGCTGATTGAGAAATTGATGGAAAACTCTAAATTCATTGAAGATAAAAGAAAGACAGTGACGTTTGGAATTGCTGATACTGag TCAATCCAAGCCTGGGAGACGCAACTGCGTCTTAATGGCACGCCGTTTATGAAATTCTACACAGCTTGGCGCAAAGAGCACGACAGGGAGGAAATTAGGAAAGCCAACAAGCCAGAAGAGGTTAATTTTGACCAAATACCTACGTTGAAGAAAAGAGTAAGGAAAGATATAGAAGATGAAAATAAGGAGTTTGAGGGTTTGTTTCCTTCAGGAGACGAAGAAAGTGATGATGATGAAGAAAG GTTTATGCTTAAGGAGGAACGCGGTAAAGGTGTAAAAAGACCAATTGAAAAGGAAGATAAGCCAGTCAAAGAGCCAAAAAAGGTGAAAGGAGGTGACAGAAACGAAAAGCAGCCAAAGAAAGCTCCACTGCTTGAAGATCTGGATGCTGCTGATGAGGTTGAAGACCTGCATCTCTCTGATCTTGAATCTGAAGAGGAGGTGACAGGCTTCGATACTTCTTATCATAGAACTTCTGATAACGGTGATAGTGATGAATAA
- the LOC136041231 gene encoding nucleolar complex protein 2-like isoform X2, translated as MKTFKKIGKQSEAAKKLPSKIAKKPLRKPNQTIKEKEEDILKLQEELERKLAAKSFEDFVNEDLDTGDESSIGSLMNDSDEAEFTGGESEEIDEEQTSTKRSKEFERKKSKVNHDCNAGKQPSTTENKKTNKTASNSKTKPKHVEEFDDLDFDSSGTDEEEPLHTLPDTLELASDDSDFEDLEDSIPARPINTLSLAQIDQWHEDLQNDKTTKTVRQVMIALNSALASLHSEESKKEIRIEGSNAFNAIVRLCLVRMLPSFKSLLKISPQEKRIEPMKSKNWAKVKTSIRQYLLSVVKLLNGVYSEHLLSVVLKHIHQAMPFFACIEKTVKFLCKKLFSLWSSGEESVRVLAFMCLLKLCTLNSQEYLESVMKGMYLSYVKNTKFTAPKTLPGINFMRRSLVEIFALDDRLAYRHGFLYIRQLAIHLRNAMTTKKKDSLQVVYNWQFVHSLNLWASIIGILHDSVNMRQLIYPLVQVIIGTINLMATAKYYPLRFHCAKILTQLSSQTKTFIPVLPFYADILQNHNFNRKLENNTSGKAVDLSCILKVSTSQLKEESYRDSVVEQIQCGICEYASMCSNSITFPETIFPLVMQIKTFMKKFSNGTYNKKMKVLIEKLMENSKFIEDKRKTVTFGIADTESIQAWETQLRLNGTPFMKFYTAWRKEHDREEIRKANKPEEVNFDQIPTLKKRVRKDIEDENKEFEGLFPSGDEESDDDEERFMLKEERGKGVKRPIEKEDKPVKEPKKVKGGDRNEKQPKKAPLLEDLDAADEVEDLHLSDLESEEEVTGFDTSYHRTSDNGDSDE; from the exons ATGAAAACATTTAAGAAGATTGGAAAGCAGTCAGAAGCTGCCAAAAAGCTTCCATCCAAAATTGCCAAGAAGCCACTCAGGAAACCTAACCAAACAataaaggaaaaagaagaagatattttaaaactaCAAGAAGAACTTGAAAGAAAGTTGGCTGCAAAGTCATTTGAAGATTTTGTTAATGAGGACCTTGATACTGGAGATGAATCCAGTATAGGTAGTCTTATGAATGACTCTGATGAAGCTGAGTTCACTGGAG GTGAAAGCGAAGAAATTGACGAAGAACAGACTTCAACAAAGAGATCTAAAgagtttgaaagaaaaaaaagtaaagtgaaCCATGATTGTAATGCTGGAAAGCAACCATCTACaaccgaaaataaaaaaacaaacaagactgCAAGTAATTCTAAGACAAAACCAAAGCATGTAGAAGAATTTGATGACTTGGATTTTGATTCCAGTGGAACAGATGAAGAGGAACCTCTCCATACTCTTCCTGACACACTAGAA TTGGCCTCAGATGATAGTGACTTTGAAGACTTAGAAGACAGTATCCCAGCTCGACCAATTAACACACTCTCTTTAGCTCAGATTGATCAATGGCATGAAGACTTGCAAAATGATAAAACTACCAAAACAGTGAGGCAAGTGATGATTGCTCTCAATTCGGCTTTAGCATCTCTACATAGTGAAGAATCGAAAAAAGAAATTCGAATCGAAGGTTCAAATGCATTCAATGCTATAGTTAGACTCTGTCTTGTTAGAATGTTGCCTTCATTTAAGAGCCTCCTAAAAATAAGCCCgcaagaaaaaagaatagaaccaatgaaaagtaaaaattggGCCAAGGTGAAAACTTCCATTAGACAGTATCTACTTTCTGTTGTTAAGCTACTCAATGGCGTTTATAGCGAACATCTTTTGTCAGTGGTCTTAAAGCATATACACCAAGCAATGCCATTTTTTGCATGCATCGAGAAAACAGTGAAATTTCTATGcaagaaattgttttctttatggAGCAGTGGTGAAGAGTCTGTAAGAGTGTTGGCTTTTATGTGTCTTCTTAAGCTCTGTACGCTGAATTCACAAGAATACCTTGAGTCAGTAATGAAGGGCATGTACCTATCTTACGTTAAAAACACCAAGTTTACTGCTCCCAAAACACTACCTGGAATCAATTTTATGAGACGATCCTTGGTTGAAATTTTTGCATTGGACGATAGACTTGCCTACAG gcACGGCTTCTTATATATTCGACAGCTTGCAATACATCTGAGAAATGCAATGACGACTAAGAAGAAGGATTCCCTGCAAGTTGTTTACAATTGGCAGTTTGTCCACAGTTTAAATTTATGGGCATCTATAATTGGTATCCTACACGACTCAGTTAATATGAGACAATTGATATATCCACTGGTACAGGTTATAATTGGTACTATTAATTTAATGGCTACAGCTAAATACTATCCCCTCCGATTTCACTGTGCAAAGATTTTGACTCAGCTGAGTTCACAGACGAAAACATTTATTCCAGTCCTGCCGTTTTATGCAGACATACTCCAAAATCACAATTTTAATAGGAAGTTGGAAAATAACACATCTGGAAAGGCAGTTGATCTTAGTtgtattttgaaagtttcaacttcgcaaCTGAAGGAGGAGAGCTATAGAGATAGTGTTGTTGAACAGATTCAGTGTGGAATCTGTGAGTATGCTTCCATGTGCTCTAACAGTATAACTTTCCCAGAAACGATATTTCCATTAGTTATGCAAATTAAAACCTTTATGAAGAAGTTTAGTAATGGAACGTATAACAAGAAGATGAAGGTGCTGATTGAGAAATTGATGGAAAACTCTAAATTCATTGAAGATAAAAGAAAGACAGTGACGTTTGGAATTGCTGATACTGag TCAATCCAAGCCTGGGAGACGCAACTGCGTCTTAATGGCACGCCGTTTATGAAATTCTACACAGCTTGGCGCAAAGAGCACGACAGGGAGGAAATTAGGAAAGCCAACAAGCCAGAAGAGGTTAATTTTGACCAAATACCTACGTTGAAGAAAAGAGTAAGGAAAGATATAGAAGATGAAAATAAGGAGTTTGAGGGTTTGTTTCCTTCAGGAGACGAAGAAAGTGATGATGATGAAGAAAG GTTTATGCTTAAGGAGGAACGCGGTAAAGGTGTAAAAAGACCAATTGAAAAGGAAGATAAGCCAGTCAAAGAGCCAAAAAAGGTGAAAGGAGGTGACAGAAACGAAAAGCAGCCAAAGAAAGCTCCACTGCTTGAAGATCTGGATGCTGCTGATGAGGTTGAAGACCTGCATCTCTCTGATCTTGAATCTGAAGAGGAGGTGACAGGCTTCGATACTTCTTATCATAGAACTTCTGATAACGGTGATAGTGATGAATAA